The sequence below is a genomic window from Pseudobdellovibrionaceae bacterium.
CATCCATTTTATGACTCAAATTTTTGAGCCTCGTACTTGGTTGGCTTTGGGTTTAGGTTTAATTGCTATAGGCTCTGGCGGGATTAAGCCCTGCGTTTCCGCCCATGTGGGAGATCAGTTTAATGCTTCACAAGCCAGTCTCTTTAACAAAGTCTTTGGATATTTTTACTTTGCCATTAACTTTGGAGCTTTTTTCTCTACGCTTTTGACTCCTGTACTTTTAAAGCACGTTGGTCCTGCTGTAGCTTTTGGTTTGCCTGGAGCCTTAATGTTCCTTGCAACCTACGTCTTTTACTTAGGACGCAAAGAGTTTGTGGCCATGCCTGCTGTGGGTTGGAAGAAATATAAACAAGATGTTTTAAGTCCTGAAGGCATTAAAGCCATTTTAAAACTCAGTCGCCTTTATCTTTTCATCGCCTTCTTTTGGGCCCTCTATGAACAGACAGGTTCTACTTGGGTGGATCAAGCTAAAAAGATGAACCGCTGGGTGGATTTAAAGTTTATAGAACCTTTTGAGATGGACCCCGCTCAAATGCAAGCTATCAATCCTATCTTAGTGATGCTCTTTATTCCTTTATTCACAAATATCATTTATCCCTTCGTACAAAAACGAATTGACCTCAATCCTCTCCGTAAAATTGGAACAGGATTTTTTATTGCTGCGGTCTCTTTTGTAATTGTGGCCTATGCGGAGTCTTTGATTGTGGCTGGGCAAACTCCTAGTGTTCTTTGGCAGGTTTTTGCTTACATCATCCTGACTTCTGCAGAAGTGATTCTATATCTGACCGCATTAGAGTTTTCTTACACCCAAGCTCCAAACAGTATGAAGTCTTTAATTATGGGTGTGTTTATGCTTTCCATCTCGTTAGGAAATCTGATTACGGCTGCCATCAATTACTTTATCCAACGTCCTGATGGAAGTGTGATCTTATCAGGTCCATCTTATTATTTATTTTTTGCTGGCATGATCACCGTTGTAGC
It includes:
- a CDS encoding POT family MFS transporter, with product MSVTTENQPKMPKGIAYIIGNEAAERFSYYGMRTILFIFMTDYLLNSSGMSDAMSKEQATTWYHVFMLSNYFFPFLGAIVADAFWGKYKTILNLSLVYCLGHLCLAFMDIHFMTQIFEPRTWLALGLGLIAIGSGGIKPCVSAHVGDQFNASQASLFNKVFGYFYFAINFGAFFSTLLTPVLLKHVGPAVAFGLPGALMFLATYVFYLGRKEFVAMPAVGWKKYKQDVLSPEGIKAILKLSRLYLFIAFFWALYEQTGSTWVDQAKKMNRWVDLKFIEPFEMDPAQMQAINPILVMLFIPLFTNIIYPFVQKRIDLNPLRKIGTGFFIAAVSFVIVAYAESLIVAGQTPSVLWQVFAYIILTSAEVILYLTALEFSYTQAPNSMKSLIMGVFMLSISLGNLITAAINYFIQRPDGSVILSGPSYYLFFAGMITVVAIRYVFVAKKYEIKSYTQDHSLSVQEA